One window of uncultured Methanoregula sp. genomic DNA carries:
- the dnaJ gene encoding molecular chaperone DnaJ has product MAKGDYYEILGVKKDASPDDLKKAFRHLARKYHPDLNKGSKEAEEKFKEVNEAYQILSDPQKKAQYDQVGHAEFRPGDTSGYNAPNYDDLFRDFGLGDIFDAFSGVSRKTRKRAGADLRYDLEISLKDANYGTKNTVNVPHYSECPTCKGTGAEPGHMRGCPRCKGTGEIRGVQNMGGRQMMNIAQCPDCGGTGKLVDKACGTCQGKGMVQKTRRIEVSIPPGVEDGQFLRIAGEGEPGEKGGPPGDLYAVVHVRHDEVFERQGSDLYSTAVVGLATVLLGGEIEVPTITGHATLKIPRGTQSHTLFRLRGQGMPYLNADRKGDLLVKVIVEIPKRLTKKQEDLVKEAFAGIGR; this is encoded by the coding sequence ATGGCCAAAGGGGATTATTATGAGATCCTGGGGGTGAAGAAAGATGCATCCCCGGATGATCTGAAAAAGGCGTTCAGGCATCTTGCAAGGAAATACCACCCGGATCTTAACAAGGGAAGCAAAGAGGCGGAAGAGAAGTTCAAGGAAGTGAACGAAGCCTACCAGATCCTGAGCGATCCCCAGAAGAAAGCCCAGTACGACCAGGTAGGGCATGCCGAATTCAGGCCCGGCGACACCTCCGGGTACAACGCCCCGAACTACGACGATCTCTTCCGGGATTTCGGGCTCGGGGATATCTTTGATGCATTCTCCGGGGTCTCCCGGAAAACAAGAAAACGGGCCGGGGCAGATCTCCGGTATGACCTTGAGATCTCCTTGAAAGATGCCAATTATGGCACGAAGAATACAGTCAACGTTCCTCATTATTCCGAGTGTCCGACCTGTAAAGGCACCGGGGCGGAGCCCGGGCACATGAGGGGCTGTCCACGCTGCAAAGGGACCGGCGAGATCCGCGGCGTCCAGAATATGGGCGGCCGGCAGATGATGAATATCGCCCAGTGCCCGGACTGCGGAGGCACAGGGAAACTGGTGGACAAAGCCTGCGGGACCTGCCAGGGAAAGGGGATGGTCCAGAAGACGCGAAGAATCGAGGTCTCGATTCCTCCGGGTGTCGAGGACGGGCAGTTCCTGCGAATTGCCGGTGAAGGTGAGCCGGGAGAGAAAGGCGGGCCGCCCGGCGATCTGTATGCCGTTGTTCATGTGCGGCACGATGAGGTGTTCGAACGCCAGGGTTCCGATCTCTATAGTACTGCTGTCGTCGGCCTTGCCACAGTGCTCCTTGGCGGAGAGATCGAGGTGCCGACGATTACCGGGCATGCGACCCTCAAAATTCCACGGGGAACCCAGAGCCATACGCTCTTCCGGCTCCGGGGCCAGGGGATGCCGTACCTGAATGCCGACCGCAAAGGGGATCTTCTGGTGAAAGTAATTGTGGAAATCCCAAAACGGCTGACCAAAAAACAGGAGGACCTTGTCAAGGAGGCGTTTGCTGGTATCGGGAGATAA
- the dnaK gene encoding molecular chaperone DnaK, whose product MGKEKIIGIDLGTSNSEAAVMLGGKPTIIPSAEGATVAGKMFPSYVAFTPDGQLLVGEPARRQAVSNPEGTVTAAKRKMGTDHVYRIYGKEYTPQQISAFLLQKIKRDAEAFLGETVTKAVITVPAYFNDNQRTATKDAGKIAGLDVVRLVNEPTAASMAYGLDRGGEYKILVFDLGGGTLDVTIMEFGGGTFTVLATSGDTQLGGTDMDNAIFEWIAAEFKKQEGIDLRTDKMAVNRVKEAGEKAKIELSTVLETEINLPYVSATQAGPKHLSLKLSRAKLEQLVEPIVKRCVSPFENALKDAKLTKNDIQKVILVGGPTRMPIVQKFIEDHVGKKMERGIDPMECVAIGASIQGGILGGEITDMVLLDVTPLTLGLETLGGVRTALIDRNTTIPTKKSQTFSTAADLQTSVTIHVLQGERPMATDNVSLGQFNLVGIPPAPRGIPQIEVTFDIDASGILNVSAKDMGTGKEQKMTITASTKLADADVKKMVNQAKEFEEQDRARKEEVEARNAADSLVYTAEKTKSDLAGKLSPEMTDRLNTEITSVKAALEGNDPARIKEATGKLQKVLGEAGASAYQEAQQKYAQQQAGPQATTGGGEGEPFQGSGGASSSSGENVVDADFSVKDEK is encoded by the coding sequence ATGGGTAAAGAGAAAATTATCGGAATTGACCTCGGCACATCCAACAGCGAGGCAGCAGTGATGCTTGGCGGCAAACCGACTATCATCCCCTCGGCGGAAGGAGCAACTGTTGCGGGAAAGATGTTTCCCTCGTACGTTGCCTTCACACCGGATGGACAGCTTCTCGTAGGGGAGCCGGCCCGGCGGCAGGCCGTGAGCAATCCTGAAGGCACCGTGACCGCGGCAAAACGGAAGATGGGAACCGATCACGTGTACAGGATTTACGGGAAAGAGTATACACCCCAGCAGATCTCCGCGTTCCTCCTGCAGAAAATAAAGCGGGATGCGGAAGCGTTCCTGGGAGAAACCGTAACCAAGGCCGTGATAACCGTTCCCGCGTACTTCAATGACAACCAGAGGACCGCGACCAAGGATGCCGGAAAGATCGCCGGTCTTGATGTGGTCCGTCTCGTGAACGAACCGACCGCCGCATCGATGGCGTACGGGCTCGACCGGGGCGGCGAGTACAAAATCCTCGTCTTCGATCTCGGGGGTGGCACACTCGATGTAACTATCATGGAATTCGGCGGGGGGACCTTCACGGTTCTCGCAACGTCCGGTGATACACAGCTGGGCGGCACGGATATGGATAATGCAATCTTCGAATGGATTGCCGCAGAATTCAAAAAGCAGGAAGGAATCGATCTCCGCACTGACAAAATGGCGGTAAACCGGGTGAAAGAGGCGGGAGAGAAAGCCAAGATCGAACTCTCGACCGTGCTTGAGACCGAGATCAATCTTCCCTATGTCTCCGCTACCCAGGCCGGACCCAAGCACCTTTCCCTGAAACTGAGCAGGGCCAAACTCGAACAGCTCGTCGAGCCAATCGTAAAGCGGTGCGTTTCGCCCTTTGAAAATGCGCTCAAGGATGCAAAACTTACCAAGAACGATATCCAGAAAGTGATCCTCGTTGGCGGCCCGACACGGATGCCCATTGTCCAGAAGTTCATCGAGGATCATGTTGGCAAGAAGATGGAGCGGGGCATCGATCCCATGGAGTGCGTTGCCATTGGCGCATCTATCCAGGGAGGAATCCTTGGTGGCGAGATTACCGACATGGTATTGCTGGATGTAACGCCCCTGACACTGGGCCTCGAAACCCTTGGCGGGGTAAGGACTGCACTCATCGACCGGAATACAACGATTCCCACGAAAAAGAGCCAGACCTTCTCAACCGCTGCCGATCTCCAGACCTCGGTCACCATCCATGTACTGCAGGGTGAACGGCCCATGGCAACGGACAACGTGAGTCTAGGCCAGTTCAACCTCGTCGGTATCCCCCCGGCCCCCCGGGGAATCCCCCAGATCGAGGTAACGTTCGATATCGATGCGTCAGGAATCCTCAATGTTTCGGCAAAGGATATGGGCACCGGCAAGGAGCAGAAGATGACAATCACCGCTTCGACAAAACTGGCGGATGCCGATGTCAAGAAGATGGTGAATCAGGCCAAGGAGTTCGAGGAGCAGGACCGGGCAAGGAAAGAGGAGGTGGAGGCCCGGAACGCTGCCGATTCCTTAGTTTATACGGCCGAGAAGACCAAGTCCGATCTCGCCGGCAAACTGAGCCCGGAGATGACCGACCGGCTCAATACGGAGATCACGTCGGTCAAGGCTGCTCTTGAAGGCAACGATCCGGCACGGATCAAGGAGGCTACGGGAAAACTCCAGAAAGTACTCGGAGAGGCAGGGGCATCGGCTTACCAGGAGGCGCAGCAAAAGTATGCGCAGCAGCAGGCCGGGCCCCAGGCAACCACGGGAGGTGGGGAAGGAGAACCATTCCAGGGATCGGGCGGTGCTTCCAGTTCCTCCGGTGAAAATGTTGTTGATGCGGACTTCAGTGTCAAGGACGAGAAGTAA
- a CDS encoding nucleotide exchange factor GrpE: protein MVIPMTDHAHNPENPAAEIEQLKKDLEEQTRLAEERLNQLRYLQSDFDNYRKWSDREKGTVVELANANLVKDLLVILDDFEQAMPSLENEQNREGMMMIQKKMVKILKEYGLEPIECIGKKFDPYVHEVICKEQCDEEPNTILEEFGKGYQLKSKVIRPSKVKIAEHNRELAGENNG, encoded by the coding sequence ATGGTGATACCGATGACCGATCATGCCCATAATCCGGAAAATCCGGCAGCAGAGATTGAACAGCTGAAAAAAGATCTTGAGGAGCAGACCCGACTCGCAGAGGAGCGTCTCAACCAGCTTCGATACCTGCAGTCGGATTTTGATAACTACCGCAAATGGTCGGACCGGGAGAAGGGGACGGTTGTCGAGCTTGCAAACGCGAACCTTGTCAAAGACCTTCTGGTTATCCTGGACGATTTTGAGCAGGCCATGCCCTCTCTGGAAAATGAGCAGAACCGGGAGGGCATGATGATGATCCAGAAAAAAATGGTAAAAATCCTCAAGGAGTACGGTCTCGAGCCCATCGAGTGCATTGGAAAAAAATTCGATCCCTATGTCCATGAAGTAATCTGTAAGGAGCAATGCGATGAAGAACCGAACACGATTCTTGAAGAATTCGGTAAAGGCTACCAGTTGAAATCGAAGGTCATCAGGCCTTCGAAAGTGAAGATTGCAGAACACAACAGAGAACTAGCAGGTGAAAACAATGGGTAA